CATACCCGAAGGGGGGTTCCCAAGGCACGTTTTCGGGGGAAGCTTCCCCCGAAAAGCTGCCGCCCCGTTGTAGCACCTGGCGTTCTCCCGACCTAGGCGACTGCGTAAGCGCAAAGCGCACGAATCGAGCGTTGCAAGAGCGTCTGTGCAGGAGATACGCGTAAGCGTGTCCCTTTGGGACTTACAAAGTAGCGTCTCCGAACGCGAGTGCGGGCAAGGCAGGGCTATAGAGATACCCGAAGGGTCATTGTGGGTTAAAGATGCGAGCGTGAAGAACGAGCACACTTACACCACATCGACGGCAATCATAACAATTGGAAAACTAAAAACCTTCTAGCGGTACATGAAAGCTGTCACGATTATATCCACATGAGCCAAGGGAAAAACCCTAGAACATCGGGAGCCGAGTGCACACAAATGCGCACGCTCGGATCTAACTTAGAGGTGCGGTGGACAAGCGCGACTTGAAAGGTCGTTTAGAACGGAGAGCCGACTCTCCTAGAGAATTCACACTCTCTACCCTAATGTAAAAGACTTTCCGGAGTCCGGTCACGCCCAAGTAGGTAACGAAACAGGCGGAATGCAGACCACAAACGTAACCTTAACTACTAGCCCAAAGTGGTAAGGAGCAAGAGGGAGTTCTCCCAAGATGAACAAAAGTAAATTGATGTTTAAACTGCGTCATCGCACAGGGAGCCAAATCAGGCTGACAGGTTCCAACCAAAAGGTAAGTGGGTAGATTTATGGTTTTATGCTCTATAAATCGTGTGAATATAACTCCCACCGCAGGAAAGTCAACATCTAAAGGAGAATATACACTAAGCGAAACAACAAGGTAAACCCCATAGAGTCTATAGGATGTCGATACCAATAGTAAGCTAACCGCAAGGAAAGCAGAATCCTCTGGAGGGTAAAGGATGGAGTAAAAAGCAAAAGCCCGTTTGTAATGAACGAGATAGGGGTTCAAACTTTGCCCCTGACCGAAAGGAATAGCAGACTTACTCTGGGTCTTATGAGAAAGAGAAACTCACAAAGAAACTTAATTCAAGGACAAGTTAGATGTCGTACCTCGGTACAACAAACGGACTAAGAAAACCACTAGAAGATTGGAGCCAAATCAACTGGCGAAAAATCAACAAAGCGGTTAGGAATCTGCGTCAAAGAATCTTTCTCGCGAGAAAACTTGGTAACTGGCGGAAGTTGAGAAACCTCCAAAAGTTAATGCAAAGAAGCTACGCCAACCTATTACTCTCTGTTCGGAAAATCACTCAGACCAATAAGGGTAAAGCAACGGCAGGAATTGACAAAGAAATAATCAATACCCCAAAGCAGCGAGTGAAGCTGGTAAACAACTGGAGTGGAGGAAATCAAGATCCTACAAAACGGGTAATGATCCCCAAAGCCAACGGTAAGAAACGACCGCTCGGAATCCCAACCGTGCGCGACAGAATCGAACAGGCAATAATAGTCAATTCACTAGAACCCGAATGGGAAGCCGTATTTGAACCAAACTCCTATGGATTCAGGTGCGGTAGAAGCTGTCATGATGCCATAGCACAAAATTGGATAAGATTAAATGCAAGTCCAAATGCTAGAAATAACTGGGTTTTAGAAGCTGATATTCAAGGATTCTTCGACAATATTGCCCATGAATCTATCCTTAGACAACTAGGTAATTTCCCAAACAAAAACCTAATCAAAGGATGGTTAAAAGCTGGATTTATCTTTGAAGGGATATACAGCCCGACAGAAACGGGTACACCACAAGGAGGGGTTTGCTCCCCGCTCCTAGCCAATATCGGATTGCATGGATTAGAAACCTTTATAAAATCCACCAATCCAAAACTTGGAGTGGTTAGGTACGCTGATGATTTTATAGTCACAGCTAGAGACAAAGGAAGCCTCGAAAATGCCCAAATCCAGATTCAGCAATGGCTGTCAGAAAGAGGTTTGAATCTCAGTACGGAGAAAACGTTCATAACGTCAATGGCAGATGGTTTTGACTTCCTCGGCTTCAATCACCGCCATTATAATGGCAAACTGCTTATCAAACCCTCGAAAAAGAAAGTCTTAGACTTTTGTAAACGAATCGGTCAAGAAATAAAAGCAATGAACGGATGTGAACAAGAGGTAGTCATCAAAAGACTGAACCCAATTCTCCGAGGTTTTGCTAATTATTACAGAGGTGTGGTTAGTAAAGAAACCTTTGAATATGTCAAAAGTAGAATATGGCAATACCTCTGGCGTTGGGCTAAACGTCGCCATCCCAACAAGAACACAAAATGGGTACGGAAACGTTACTTTCAGACCAGAAATCGCAAGAAATGGACGTTCGCTACATCTACTAGCGACCGCCGAGGCAAACAAAAGGATTTAATCCTATACCCGATAGCGTACACGCCCATCGAACGCCATGTAAAGGTCAAGGGGGAAGCATCACCGGATGACCCCTCACTCAAAGAATATTGGGAAAAACGCCACCAAAAATATGGTAAGAGCTACTGGGAGAAAAACTCTCGGAATTATAAAATCGCTCAAAACCAAGACTGGAAATGTACCTGTGGTGAACCATTATTCAATGGAGAGGAAATAGAAACCCATCACATCGTACCTGTTGCTCAAGGTGGACTTGATGACGTAAAAAACCTTCAGCATCTACACAAAGCGTGTCATAAGCAGGTACACACAAAATCCAAGTCAACTCGCTTGAAGTAAGGCTTGAGCGCAGTGAGTGCGAAAGTCTCATGCTGCGTTCTTAGGGGAGGGGAGAGCGGTGACGCTCGAACCTTACCCGACTACTCCCCATCGACTCAACTTAATCTCAGTACAGACTCTAACGGGCTACTGAAAGCCTACACTGTCAGGGTCAGTGTAGGTAGTTTACATCGCCAGTTGTACAGGAGTGCGAGAAAGTTGCACGTCATACTCGGCGTTTTGCAGTAGCGATCGCCCTGTCATTTCTATTGGTTGAGGTAGTTGTAGAATATCCAAAATTGTCGGTGCAATGTCGGATAGCTTACCATCACTCCGCAAGGCGACATCTGTACCATGTCCTGGAATTTTGGCTTTTTCACCTTCCACTAAAATCAGGGGAACTAAGTTAGTCGTGTGCGCTGTCCAGGGATTCCCGTTACTATCTAGCATATGCTCGGCGTTGCCGTGGTCAGCAGTTATAATTGTTGTCCCGCCGACTTTACCAATACCGGAGAGTAGGCGACCCAAACACTGGTCAACTGTCTCAACGGCTTTAACAGTCGCTTGGATGTTACCTGTGTGTCCTACCATGTCTGGGTTGGCATAGTTGATGACAACAAGCGAGTATACGCGCTTTTCAATTGCTGCGATCGCCACGTCTGTCACTGCTTCTGCTGACATTGCAGGAGCACTATCATAAGTTGGCACCATCGGAGAGCTTATCAATAGTCGGTCTTCTCCTTCAAAAGGTTCTTCTAGACCCCCATTGAAGAAGTAAGTGACGTGAGCGTATTTTTCTGTTTCTGCTGTCCGAAGCTGCTTTAAATCATGCTTGGAAATGACTTCCCCAAGAATATTACTCAAATTTTGCGGTTCAAAAGCAACCCCAACTCGTAATTCTGGGTCATACTGTGTAAAGGTAACAAAAGACAGTGGGGTGATTTGCTGTCTTTCAAAACCGTTAAATTCTGGATTGACTAAAGCTTGGCTTAGTTGTCTTGATCTGTCGGGGCGGAAGTTAAAAAAGATGACTCCGTCTCCTGGTTCGATAGCTCCAGGTGCTATTCTGACTGGGAGCACGAATTCGTCCGTCAAACGTTCTGCATACGATGCTTGTAGGACTTCCACAGCCTTTAGACCATTTCCTGGTCCATCCTGCGTCATCACGTCGTAAGCGCGTTTAACTCGATCCCAACGGCGATCGCGATCCATCGCATAATAGCGACCGCTAACTGTGACTATGCGCCCGACGCCTATACGGTCGATATAGTCTTGAAGAAGCCCCAATGCTTTCACCCCTTCAGTGGGAGTGGTGTCACGCCCATCAGTAATGGCGTGTATGCAAACTTGGGATATTCCCTGAATCTTTGCTAAGTCAAGTAGTCCGAATAGATGAGTGATGTGCGAATGCACTCCACCCTCAGAAGTTAGCCCAACCAGATGCAACTTGCCATTTCGACGATACACTTCCTGGCAAATGTTCACAAGTGCTGGATTTCTGAGAATGGAACCGTCCTCTACTGCGTCTGAGATCCGTACTAATTCTTGGGGGACAATTCTACCAGCGCCTATGTTCAAATGACCAACTTCCGAGTTGCCCATTTGACCTTCTGGTAACCCCACCGCTTTCCCTGATGTTCGGATGAGGGTGTGGGGATAAGCCGCCCATAAGCTATCCATCACCGGAGTGTTTGCAACAGCAATAGCGTTTCCATGACTCTCCTCGCAGTAGCCCCATCCGTCTAAAATGACTAGCACCACGGGAGCAATAGGTGCCTTGGTCATAGTAAAACTGCCCTTTACTTTTTGTAATACTCGAATGATACCATTGCTATTAGCAGCCGCAAGTGAATTTCTGCTTATGACCTACTTTTTTTGCATAACTGTGGGCTTTTAGACAATTCTTAAACTTTGTTTATCTTTGGTAATTTATTGTGATATTTGGATTGCTGGACTATCTACAGTAATCCTATTTGAATTGCGGAATTTTTAAGAGAGGCGCTTAAAGCAGGGTGTCGCTTTGCGTCTGATCGCCCTGGTCGCAAAGCGAATGAAAACTTTTTGTGCAACTAGGACGATTGCTACGCTGTTCGCCGCACGATTCGGGCAAACGCCCAGCTAATTGCAGGCGATCACAAACTACACAAATCTCAGACACAAATAGAAATTCTCATGAATGACTTTGGAGTGCTAAACATACATATCATTTCTTTTTTGTGCCACTTTTTGCTGCTTTAGCAGCTTTTTTGGCAGCTTTTTCAGCAGCAATTGCTGCTAATTTTGCTTCTTCTTTTTCCTCTGCTATTTTATCTAAGTAATAGTGGTAATCTCCTAAGTAGACGCGGAAATCTCCTTCCCTGATTTCCACAATTTTGTTTGCTACCTTGGAAATGAAATAACGGTCATGAGAAACAACAAGTACTGTGCCATCATAGTTTTGAATAGCTTCTTCCAACATTTCTTTTGCTGGAATGTCTAAATGGTTGGTAGGCTCATCCAGTATTAATAAATTGGCTGGTTGTAACAACATTTTTGCTAAGGCAAGACGTGCTTTTTCTCCTCCACTTAATGCCGCCACTGCTTTGAACACAGTATCACCGCTGAACAGAAATCTTCCTAAGACGGTGCGAACTTCTTCATTTTTCCAATCAGGAACTTCGTCATGGATAGTTTCCATAACAGTTTTTTTCAAATCCAAAGCTTCAGCTTGGTTTTGTTCAAAGTATCCAGGGAGAACATTGTGTTCACCCAATGTCACTGCTCCTTCTGTGGGTTGTTCAACACCCATGATCAGGCGTAACAAAGTGGATTTGCCTGCACCATTAGGAGCAATAAAGGCAATGCGATCGCCCTTTTCTATGAAAAGATTTCCACCCAAAAACAAAATCTTATCATCATAGATGTGAGTTAAATTCTTGATATTCACCACCTCACGTCCACTACGGGGTGCAGGAGGAAAACGGAAGTGCAGCGTTCTTAAATCATCTGTCGGTGCTTCGATGCGTTCAATTTTTTCCAGTTGTTTTTCTCGGCTTTTTGCCTGGGTACTGCGAGTCGCACTTGCGCGGAACCTATCAACAAAAGCTTGTTGCTTATCTAATTCTTTTTGCTGGCGTTCGTAAGCCGAAAGTTGCGCTGTTTGATTTTCAGCTTTTTGTTGTAGATATGCTGAGTAATTGCCAAGATAGCTGGAGGAAACACCGCGTTCTGTTTCCACAATTTGGGTACACAATCGGTCAAGGAACTCACGGTCATGGGAAACTATCACCATTGGGGTATTCAGCCCCTTGAGATAATTTTCTAACCACTCAATGGTTTCTAAATCTAAATGGTTTGTTGGCTCGTCTAATAGTAATAAGTCAGGTTCTTGCAACAGAATTTTGCCCAAACCCATTCGCATTTGCCAACCGCCACTAAAAGCACTCACAAGGCGATCGCCATCTTCTAGCCCAAACCCCATCTCTGGTAAAATCTTCCCAATCCGTGTGTCCAAGATGTAGCCATCTAATGCTTCAAACTGCCGTTGTAAGCGATCTAACTTATTAATCAGTTTATCCAGTTCCTCTGGAGTCGCGCTTTCCATCTCTCGCATCACCTGGGCTAAAGACAGCTGCACAGCATTAGCTTCTTTAAATACCGTCCAAAATTCTTCTCTAACAGTGCGAGTTGGTTCGACTTCAAACTCTTGATTGAGATAAGCTATGTGTAAGCTGGCAGGACGAATGATTTCGCCAGACGTGGGTTCAGTTTCCCCTGTGATAATTTTGAGTTGGGTGGATTTTCCGGCACCATTGACACCGACTAAACCAATGCGATCGCCAGCTTTGACTTCCCAGTTGACATCCTTGAGAACTTCGCCTGTGGGGTAAATTTTACTGATATGTTCCAGTCGCAGCATGAGGTGTCTCCAAGGTAGGGAATAGATAGATAAGGCAGAAGTAATTATATTGAATCCAATCTTAACAAAATTTAACTCAAAATTCTTGCTCGTCAATTCCTCAACAGACAGAAGTTTTCGATACTTGTCTCCCAAATGACAAGATTTGATTTTGCTATGAATTTCTATGATGGCTTGCAGCTAAAATAATGGAAATGGCGCACCTTGCGGCGAACGCGCAGCGTGTCGTCAGGCATAGGCAAGATGGGGTACTTCACATTCCAACTACCGAGTCAAAAATTTCAGTCCACCTCGAAAGAGATTGCGGAAACTCCGCTCTCAACCGAGGATAGGACAACAGGGTAGTTCATCATCAATTTCTGGTACCAGCGATGACAGCAAATCATTCCCGAAAGGGTGTCCTGTTGCAAACAACTCTGATTTTCCTTGGACTGTTCTTCAGCAGTGCACTAGTTACTGGGTACTTAAAATATCATTTGCTCTCTCAAAATCCACAACCACAACTCAGTTTCGTAAATAATGTAGCTGCACGCCAACAGGTACAAATTAACAAATTGCTTCAACTCATGCAGCAGAGGTTGATGATTGCTCATGATGTTGCTCGCTGGAAATGGAATCAGAAACGCCCTATTGAAGATCGTCAACGAGAACAAGAACTAATAACAAAAATACAGCAGCAGGCAATAACTTATAATCTCCAACCCGATACAGTTGCAGTTTTTTTTCGAGGACAGATAGAAGCCGGAAAGCAAATCCAGCAAGCTGATTTTCAAACTTGGCAAAAGCTTGGAGTGAAAAATTTTACTAACGTTCCAGACTTGAATCAAACTTTGAGACCATCTCTAGACAAATTGAATGTAGCATTTCTTCCTGTATTGGCAGAACTGATGCCATCCCTTGGTTGTCCAGCAGTACGAGATTTTCTTCAGTCACGTGCTTCAATTATTCTCCGTGGAAATGGCATTAGCCAAGAAGTACAACGTACTGCTCTTGCACCAATGCTCGAAGTCAAAGAGGCTTCGTGTCAAAAAGTTTCTTTATTGACTTTGCCCTATCCTCCCGTCCTCCTAGTTGGGAACATCCGTTTGGTACCAACGATTTAGGTCAAGATATATTAGCCAGAGTAAGGCTACTTACGATTCTGAACTCTTGGTTATTTTTTAGGTATCTTTTGTTGCGAAATTGATAGAGTATAGTTATACTGTCCTCTAGATAATTCTCCTACATATAAAGAGTAATTTCCCGCCTGCCAATAACCAGAGATTTCGGGCTTGCCCCCAGAGTACTTATCTGCCAACACACAAAAGTGTCCTCCTGGACCATGAATTAATAGAGTTGGTTGTCCCCCAGTTTCAACTGTTAACCGCAGATAGGGTAGTGATTCTTTGACCTGTATCACTTGATTGGGTTTAGTCGCAATGTTACCACACTTACTTGAAACTGCTCCGCCGGACGTACCATTCACAATCAGCGGATCTGGCTGCAAACTAGAAGTAATTTGCACAACTTGCGCCTCAGCCAAATGAGCATTGGTGAAAACTAAGCTCATCGTTAGTGCTGCGGGAACAATTTGAAATCGCTCAGGCATCTTCATATTTCTTGTTATGCTCCCGACTTTTGATCAAGAAAAATTTGATACATAATATTTTAAAATTAAGTGACGATAACAATCTGTCTTTGTTTCTAAGTGAACTGTATAAAGTTTTCTTTTGGGAAAAATAATTATATGGTTAAATATTAAGAAAAATGAGAATTTATAAGTAAAGCTGACGTTAAAAACTTGATTTTTGACTACCAAGAGCAGTCTTTAGAACAAAAATATTCACTAAAATCACTAAGACAACCGCCAACAAAGAGATTTGGCTGGTTCGTTGTTCATTAAGTGTTTAAGCTAAAGTAGAAACAAATGAATCCTCCAGAAGAAGACTTAAAAAGTCGCCTCCAAAAGGTAGAGGCAGAAATGAATACCTCCAGAGTGATAGTTCCACAGTCACAAAAATTAGTAAAGTCCTCTCAGTCTGGTTTTCCAAGTTTGTACTATAATTTTGTGCGATTTGTAACCTTTTTCAACAATCTCTCAGGAGTGCAAAAGCTTGTATTTTCTGGTGTAGGTTTGTTATTGGGCTTAGCCATACTACAAGCAGTACTTAAACTCGTCGCTGCTGTGATCAGTCTGGCACTGTTGGCAATCTTGGTGTACGTAGGATACAAATTCTTAGTATCCAATAACTCTGTTAATCAGCAGTAGTTTATTTTTAAACGTGCACGCCTAGTGGCGTATCAATAAAATTAAAGGGAATTATCCAATGGCAACCCCAAGTGTGA
This portion of the Brasilonema sennae CENA114 genome encodes:
- the ltrA gene encoding group II intron reverse transcriptase/maturase, with protein sequence MSYLGTTNGLRKPLEDWSQINWRKINKAVRNLRQRIFLARKLGNWRKLRNLQKLMQRSYANLLLSVRKITQTNKGKATAGIDKEIINTPKQRVKLVNNWSGGNQDPTKRVMIPKANGKKRPLGIPTVRDRIEQAIIVNSLEPEWEAVFEPNSYGFRCGRSCHDAIAQNWIRLNASPNARNNWVLEADIQGFFDNIAHESILRQLGNFPNKNLIKGWLKAGFIFEGIYSPTETGTPQGGVCSPLLANIGLHGLETFIKSTNPKLGVVRYADDFIVTARDKGSLENAQIQIQQWLSERGLNLSTEKTFITSMADGFDFLGFNHRHYNGKLLIKPSKKKVLDFCKRIGQEIKAMNGCEQEVVIKRLNPILRGFANYYRGVVSKETFEYVKSRIWQYLWRWAKRRHPNKNTKWVRKRYFQTRNRKKWTFATSTSDRRGKQKDLILYPIAYTPIERHVKVKGEASPDDPSLKEYWEKRHQKYGKSYWEKNSRNYKIAQNQDWKCTCGEPLFNGEEIETHHIVPVAQGGLDDVKNLQHLHKACHKQVHTKSKSTRLK
- the gpmI gene encoding 2,3-bisphosphoglycerate-independent phosphoglycerate mutase, which gives rise to MTKAPIAPVVLVILDGWGYCEESHGNAIAVANTPVMDSLWAAYPHTLIRTSGKAVGLPEGQMGNSEVGHLNIGAGRIVPQELVRISDAVEDGSILRNPALVNICQEVYRRNGKLHLVGLTSEGGVHSHITHLFGLLDLAKIQGISQVCIHAITDGRDTTPTEGVKALGLLQDYIDRIGVGRIVTVSGRYYAMDRDRRWDRVKRAYDVMTQDGPGNGLKAVEVLQASYAERLTDEFVLPVRIAPGAIEPGDGVIFFNFRPDRSRQLSQALVNPEFNGFERQQITPLSFVTFTQYDPELRVGVAFEPQNLSNILGEVISKHDLKQLRTAETEKYAHVTYFFNGGLEEPFEGEDRLLISSPMVPTYDSAPAMSAEAVTDVAIAAIEKRVYSLVVINYANPDMVGHTGNIQATVKAVETVDQCLGRLLSGIGKVGGTTIITADHGNAEHMLDSNGNPWTAHTTNLVPLILVEGEKAKIPGHGTDVALRSDGKLSDIAPTILDILQLPQPIEMTGRSLLQNAEYDVQLSRTPVQLAM
- a CDS encoding ABC-F family ATP-binding cassette domain-containing protein, whose product is MLRLEHISKIYPTGEVLKDVNWEVKAGDRIGLVGVNGAGKSTQLKIITGETEPTSGEIIRPASLHIAYLNQEFEVEPTRTVREEFWTVFKEANAVQLSLAQVMREMESATPEELDKLINKLDRLQRQFEALDGYILDTRIGKILPEMGFGLEDGDRLVSAFSGGWQMRMGLGKILLQEPDLLLLDEPTNHLDLETIEWLENYLKGLNTPMVIVSHDREFLDRLCTQIVETERGVSSSYLGNYSAYLQQKAENQTAQLSAYERQQKELDKQQAFVDRFRASATRSTQAKSREKQLEKIERIEAPTDDLRTLHFRFPPAPRSGREVVNIKNLTHIYDDKILFLGGNLFIEKGDRIAFIAPNGAGKSTLLRLIMGVEQPTEGAVTLGEHNVLPGYFEQNQAEALDLKKTVMETIHDEVPDWKNEEVRTVLGRFLFSGDTVFKAVAALSGGEKARLALAKMLLQPANLLILDEPTNHLDIPAKEMLEEAIQNYDGTVLVVSHDRYFISKVANKIVEIREGDFRVYLGDYHYYLDKIAEEKEEAKLAAIAAEKAAKKAAKAAKSGTKKK
- the aroQ gene encoding gamma subclass chorismate mutase AroQ, with translation MTANHSRKGVLLQTTLIFLGLFFSSALVTGYLKYHLLSQNPQPQLSFVNNVAARQQVQINKLLQLMQQRLMIAHDVARWKWNQKRPIEDRQREQELITKIQQQAITYNLQPDTVAVFFRGQIEAGKQIQQADFQTWQKLGVKNFTNVPDLNQTLRPSLDKLNVAFLPVLAELMPSLGCPAVRDFLQSRASIILRGNGISQEVQRTALAPMLEVKEASCQKVSLLTLPYPPVLLVGNIRLVPTI